In Flavobacterium sp. WV_118_3, one DNA window encodes the following:
- a CDS encoding aconitate hydratase yields the protein MAFDIEMIKKVYGNMAERVDKARELVGRPLTLSEKILYAHLWEGTPSQAFTRGKDYVDFAPDRVACQDATAQMALLQFMHAGKNKVAVPTTVHCDHLIQAKVDAKTDLARAKSQSSEVFDFLSSVSNKYGIGFWKPGAGIIHQVVLENYAFPGGMMIGTDSHTVNAGGLGMLAIGVGGADAVDVMSGMAWELKFPKLIGVKLTGKLSGWTAPKDVILKVAGILTVKGGTGAIVEYFGEGATSMSCTGKGTICNMGAEIGATTSTFGYDESMDRYLRSTGRAEVADAANAIAKYLTADEEVYANPEQYFDQVIEINLSELEPHLNGPFTPDLATPISKMREEAEKNNWPLKVEIGLIGSCTNSSYEDIARAASLAKQVADKKLKTKAQFTITPGSEQVRYTIERDGFIDTFDKIGATVFANACGPCIGMWDREGAEKEERNTIVHSFNRNFSKRADGNPNTLAFVGSPELVTALAIAGDLGFNPLTDKLINEDGEEVMLDEPSGDELPKQGFAVEDAGYQAPAEDGSGVQVVVAPTSERLQLLDPFQPWNGENITGAKLLIKAFGKCTTDHISMAGPWLRFRGHLDNISNNMLIGAVNAFNQKTNNVKNQLTGEYGEVPAVQRAYKAAGVPSIVVGDHNYGEGSSREHAAMEPRHLGVKAVLVKSFARIHETNLKKQGMLALTFANEADYDKIQENDTINFLDLKEFAPGKQLTLEFVHADGSKDIIMANHTYNEGQIGWFVAGSALNLIAAGKA from the coding sequence ATGGCTTTTGATATAGAAATGATTAAAAAAGTGTACGGAAACATGGCTGAACGTGTGGATAAAGCACGGGAACTTGTTGGTCGTCCGCTAACATTATCTGAAAAGATTTTATATGCTCATCTTTGGGAAGGAACCCCTTCTCAGGCATTCACAAGAGGTAAGGATTATGTGGATTTTGCACCGGATCGTGTTGCTTGTCAGGATGCTACGGCACAGATGGCTTTATTGCAGTTTATGCATGCCGGAAAAAACAAAGTAGCGGTTCCAACAACGGTACACTGTGATCACCTTATCCAGGCGAAAGTAGATGCTAAAACCGATTTGGCAAGAGCAAAATCACAAAGTAGCGAAGTATTCGATTTCTTATCGTCTGTTTCAAATAAATACGGTATCGGATTCTGGAAACCGGGAGCGGGAATTATTCACCAGGTAGTATTAGAAAACTATGCTTTCCCTGGAGGGATGATGATCGGAACCGATTCGCATACGGTAAATGCCGGTGGATTGGGAATGTTGGCCATCGGAGTTGGTGGAGCGGATGCGGTAGACGTAATGTCCGGAATGGCCTGGGAATTAAAATTTCCGAAATTAATCGGTGTTAAATTAACCGGTAAATTATCAGGATGGACAGCACCAAAAGACGTAATCTTAAAAGTAGCCGGTATCCTTACTGTAAAAGGGGGGACGGGAGCTATCGTGGAATATTTTGGAGAAGGAGCAACGTCAATGTCATGTACAGGTAAAGGTACTATCTGTAATATGGGGGCTGAAATCGGAGCGACAACTTCAACTTTCGGATACGACGAATCTATGGATCGTTACCTGCGTTCTACAGGACGTGCGGAAGTTGCTGATGCAGCCAATGCAATCGCAAAATATTTAACGGCTGACGAAGAAGTATATGCGAACCCGGAACAATACTTCGATCAGGTAATCGAAATCAACCTTTCGGAATTAGAGCCACACTTAAACGGACCATTTACTCCGGATTTAGCGACGCCAATCTCTAAAATGAGAGAAGAAGCCGAGAAAAACAACTGGCCTTTAAAAGTTGAAATCGGATTGATCGGTTCTTGTACGAACTCCTCTTACGAAGATATTGCACGTGCTGCATCTTTAGCAAAACAGGTAGCCGACAAAAAATTAAAAACAAAAGCACAATTCACCATCACACCGGGGTCGGAGCAGGTGCGTTACACGATCGAGCGTGACGGATTTATCGATACGTTCGATAAAATCGGAGCAACCGTATTTGCCAATGCATGTGGACCATGTATCGGTATGTGGGATAGAGAAGGTGCTGAAAAAGAAGAAAGAAATACAATCGTTCACTCGTTCAACCGTAACTTCTCAAAACGTGCCGATGGTAACCCGAATACATTAGCATTCGTAGGATCACCGGAATTGGTAACGGCTTTGGCTATTGCAGGAGACTTAGGATTTAATCCGTTAACCGATAAGTTAATCAACGAAGACGGAGAAGAAGTAATGTTAGACGAGCCAAGTGGTGATGAATTACCAAAACAAGGATTCGCAGTAGAAGATGCCGGATATCAGGCACCTGCTGAAGATGGATCTGGAGTTCAGGTAGTGGTTGCGCCAACATCAGAGCGTTTACAGTTGTTAGATCCGTTCCAGCCTTGGAATGGTGAAAACATCACCGGAGCGAAGTTGTTGATCAAAGCTTTTGGAAAATGTACAACGGATCACATTTCCATGGCAGGTCCTTGGTTACGTTTCCGTGGTCACCTGGATAATATTTCCAACAATATGTTAATTGGTGCGGTGAATGCTTTCAATCAGAAAACAAACAACGTGAAAAACCAATTGACAGGTGAATACGGTGAAGTACCGGCTGTACAACGTGCTTATAAAGCGGCTGGAGTACCTTCAATCGTTGTGGGTGACCATAACTACGGTGAGGGATCTTCACGTGAGCACGCTGCAATGGAACCACGTCACTTAGGTGTGAAAGCGGTATTGGTAAAATCGTTTGCCCGTATCCACGAAACCAACCTTAAAAAACAAGGTATGTTGGCATTAACGTTTGCTAATGAGGCCGATTACGATAAAATCCAGGAGAATGATACTATCAATTTCTTAGATTTAAAAGAATTTGCGCCAGGTAAACAATTAACGTTAGAGTTTGTTCATGCCGATGGTTCAAAAGATATCATCATGGCAAACCATACCTACAACGAAGGTCAGATTGGCTGGTTTGTAGCAGGTTCTGCTTTAAATTTGATCGCCGCTGGTAAAGCATAG
- a CDS encoding acyltransferase — MNATTITGTERIFGLDVMRATAILMVLGGHLLWIYPDCPGILGQLFTLFGFWGVELFFVLSGFLIGGILYRLFVTTDFNRTTFFYFLQRRGFRTLPNYYLILLLNCGLGLLFGFQMEQAGYYFLFLQNFATTMPTFFPESWSLSVEEFAYLIGALAFFIAALVFPRKNKSRLFLAVVLGLILLFIGAKVGYYFWTSNTTLIQWNVSLKVVVIYRIDSILIGMAFSWLYINYSEFWLKHKLKIAVLGCVLMVFMFVGVGFFQILIENYPFFWNVLYLPITSLTFALFLPLLSEWKTAPSWFAKPVTLISLISYSIYLIHYSLVLQLLKYWIDTVSLSGWQLHLFTVFYLTITFLLSYLLYRYYEKPIMALRK, encoded by the coding sequence ATGAATGCGACCACAATAACAGGAACGGAACGTATTTTCGGATTGGATGTGATGCGGGCTACGGCAATCTTAATGGTGTTGGGCGGTCATTTGTTGTGGATTTATCCGGATTGCCCGGGAATTTTAGGACAACTCTTTACGCTGTTTGGGTTTTGGGGTGTGGAATTGTTTTTTGTATTAAGCGGATTTCTGATCGGAGGTATCTTATACCGTCTGTTTGTAACGACGGATTTTAACCGTACTACTTTTTTTTATTTTCTGCAACGAAGAGGATTTCGAACATTACCGAATTACTATTTAATATTGCTACTGAATTGCGGTTTGGGACTCTTGTTTGGCTTTCAAATGGAACAGGCGGGCTATTATTTTCTATTTCTGCAAAATTTTGCGACCACCATGCCGACCTTTTTTCCGGAATCCTGGAGCTTGTCGGTGGAAGAATTTGCCTATCTGATTGGCGCGCTGGCATTTTTTATAGCTGCCTTGGTGTTTCCGCGGAAAAATAAATCCCGTCTTTTTTTAGCGGTGGTTTTAGGATTGATTCTATTGTTTATAGGTGCCAAAGTCGGATACTATTTTTGGACTTCCAATACCACTTTGATACAATGGAATGTATCGTTAAAAGTAGTCGTAATTTATAGAATAGATTCTATTTTAATCGGAATGGCCTTTAGCTGGCTGTATATTAATTATTCGGAATTCTGGCTAAAACACAAACTGAAAATCGCCGTTTTGGGTTGTGTGCTGATGGTGTTTATGTTTGTCGGCGTGGGATTTTTTCAGATTTTAATCGAAAACTATCCGTTCTTTTGGAATGTACTTTATTTGCCCATTACCTCGTTGACCTTTGCGTTGTTTCTGCCACTTTTGTCCGAATGGAAAACGGCACCATCCTGGTTTGCTAAGCCTGTTACCTTAATAAGTCTGATTTCATATTCAATCTATCTGATTCATTACAGCCTTGTTTTACAACTGCTTAAATATTGGATCGATACGGTTTCTTTATCGGGTTGGCAATTGCATCTTTTTACAGTATTCTACCTTACGATTACTTTTTTACTGAGTTATCTGTTGTATCGTTATTATGAAAAACCGATAATGGCGCTCAGAAAGTAA
- a CDS encoding MoxR family ATPase: MSDVAAIQNLVQKQKALKEEIAKIIVGQEEVVNQIVLSIFAGGHALLVGVPGLAKTLMVNTISQALGLDFKRIQFTPDLMPSDILGSEILDESRTFKFIKGPVFSHIILADEINRTPPKTQAALLEAMQEKAVTIAGHHYKLDLPFFVLATQNPIEQEGTYPLPEAQLDRFMFAIKLNYPTFEEEVQVVKSTTSDVSATINPLFTAQEIIDFQHLIRRIPVADNVIEYAVTLVSKTRPDNALATDYVKNYLDWGAGPRASQNLILAAKTNAALNGKFSPDIEDVKAVATGILRHRIIKNYKADAEGITEEMIVAKLL, from the coding sequence ATGTCAGACGTTGCAGCAATTCAAAACCTGGTTCAGAAACAAAAAGCCTTAAAAGAGGAAATCGCTAAAATTATCGTGGGTCAGGAAGAAGTGGTGAACCAGATTGTATTGAGCATTTTTGCCGGAGGACACGCCTTGTTGGTAGGGGTTCCGGGATTGGCCAAAACATTAATGGTAAACACCATTTCACAGGCTTTGGGATTGGACTTTAAACGAATTCAGTTTACACCCGATTTAATGCCGTCTGATATTCTGGGAAGCGAAATTCTGGACGAATCGCGGACTTTTAAGTTTATTAAAGGGCCGGTTTTCTCCCATATCATCCTTGCCGATGAGATCAACCGTACACCGCCAAAAACCCAGGCGGCACTTTTGGAAGCCATGCAGGAAAAAGCGGTAACCATTGCCGGGCATCACTATAAATTGGATTTGCCGTTTTTTGTATTGGCAACCCAAAACCCGATTGAACAGGAAGGTACCTATCCGTTACCGGAAGCGCAGTTGGATCGTTTTATGTTTGCGATCAAATTAAATTACCCGACTTTTGAAGAAGAAGTACAAGTAGTAAAAAGTACTACTTCGGATGTAAGTGCTACCATAAATCCATTGTTTACCGCTCAGGAGATCATCGATTTCCAACATTTGATCCGTCGTATTCCGGTAGCGGATAACGTGATCGAATATGCCGTTACTTTGGTAAGTAAAACCCGACCGGATAATGCGTTGGCAACCGATTATGTAAAAAATTATCTGGATTGGGGAGCTGGCCCACGAGCTTCGCAAAACCTGATTTTGGCAGCGAAAACAAACGCCGCTTTAAATGGAAAATTTTCTCCGGATATCGAAGATGTAAAAGCGGTAGCTACCGGAATTTTACGTCACCGTATTATTAAGAATTATAAAGCAGATGCCGAAGGAATTACGGAAGAGATGATTGTTGCGAAATTATTATAA
- a CDS encoding peptidylprolyl isomerase: MKFINKKAALIFGLSLAFFGTAQAQQTPKKKIDGVVAVVGEYVVLDSDIDKTFVELQAQGIDIKNITRCEMFGKLLEDKLYAHQAVQDSIVVTDQEVHDFMNSQLDQMVEQVGSIDKVVKFYNKKNLEEFKTYFFDIVKMNKLTSQMQRKVVDAVEITPEEVRTFFKGIPKEELPVFGAEMEVAQIVINPKISDAEKQRVMNQLREIKKDVMDNGASFYSKAVLFSDDKASVPTGGFYKITRKTPFVKEFKDVAFSLAEGEISEPFETTYGYHIIYLEKIRGQELDLRHILIIPKVSDEAMKEAKEKIEKIRQRIVSGEIKFADAARASSDEKETRNSGGLLVNPRTLETRFELTKMDPALYSQVADLKDGAVSLPLVDADEKGMKHYKLLTVTNRYDEHTADYAKDYLKIKELALKEKQIKAIAKWTEEKIKETYIKINGDYRDCKFTNNWLKK; this comes from the coding sequence ATGAAGTTTATAAATAAAAAGGCGGCTTTGATTTTCGGGTTGTCTCTGGCGTTCTTCGGAACAGCTCAGGCGCAACAAACCCCGAAAAAGAAGATTGACGGAGTGGTAGCCGTAGTTGGGGAATATGTTGTATTGGATTCGGATATCGACAAAACATTTGTCGAGTTACAGGCACAAGGGATTGACATCAAAAATATCACGCGTTGTGAAATGTTCGGGAAACTTTTGGAAGATAAATTATATGCCCATCAGGCCGTTCAGGATAGTATCGTGGTGACCGATCAGGAGGTGCACGACTTTATGAACTCGCAGTTAGACCAGATGGTAGAGCAGGTAGGTTCGATTGATAAAGTAGTGAAATTCTACAACAAAAAGAATCTTGAAGAATTTAAAACCTACTTTTTCGACATCGTAAAGATGAACAAACTAACCTCGCAAATGCAACGTAAGGTAGTGGATGCGGTAGAGATTACTCCGGAAGAAGTGCGTACGTTCTTTAAAGGGATTCCAAAAGAAGAATTACCGGTTTTCGGAGCCGAAATGGAAGTAGCGCAAATTGTGATTAACCCTAAGATTTCCGATGCTGAAAAACAAAGGGTAATGAATCAGTTACGCGAAATTAAAAAAGATGTAATGGATAATGGTGCCAGCTTTTATAGTAAAGCGGTATTGTTTTCGGATGATAAAGCGTCGGTACCAACAGGAGGTTTTTATAAAATCACCCGAAAAACACCATTCGTAAAAGAATTTAAAGATGTGGCTTTTAGTTTGGCGGAAGGAGAAATTTCCGAACCGTTTGAAACTACTTATGGGTATCATATTATCTACCTGGAGAAAATCCGTGGTCAGGAACTGGATTTAAGACATATTTTGATCATTCCGAAAGTATCGGATGAGGCAATGAAAGAAGCTAAAGAAAAAATCGAAAAAATCCGTCAGCGTATTGTAAGCGGAGAGATTAAGTTTGCCGATGCGGCGCGCGCTTCTTCCGATGAAAAAGAAACCCGTAACAGCGGTGGACTTTTAGTAAATCCAAGAACGTTGGAAACCCGTTTTGAGTTGACTAAAATGGATCCGGCGCTTTACAGCCAGGTGGCCGATTTAAAAGATGGAGCGGTATCGTTGCCGTTGGTGGATGCAGATGAAAAAGGAATGAAGCATTACAAATTATTGACGGTTACCAATCGTTATGATGAGCATACGGCCGATTATGCTAAAGATTACCTTAAAATCAAAGAATTGGCTTTAAAGGAAAAACAAATTAAAGCCATCGCCAAATGGACCGAAGAGAAAATTAAAGAAACCTATATTAAAATCAACGGAGATTACAGAGACTGTAAATTCACGAATAACTGGTTGAAAAAATAA
- a CDS encoding peptidylprolyl isomerase encodes MRLKYVLLGLCVAATAMSYAQDKTKKVLFNIDNHPYYTDEFSRVYKKNLDLVKDESQKNLDQYLDLFLGYKLKIQKANKLGLQNDANYLAELKSYRTQLSRNYMTDTKVTKELVDEAYQRSLKEIKASHILITVDENASPADTLKAYNQAMDIRKKAVAGESFDDLATRYSQDPSAKDNKGDLGYFSVFRMVYPFETAAYKTKKGEVSLPVRTRFGYHLIKVNDIRDNRGQVSVAHIMLMKAENPVEGESIKNNIDDIYKKIKQGENFESLAQQFSQDRSSAGKGGHLQRFGSGELSSEKFEDVAFSLKNPGDISEPFQSQFGWHIIKLIEKTPVRSFADVQTEMESRVRKDDRSKLIDASLSEKLAKKYNIEKNPKLYAKAAKLVTDKFYEEAWEVPASTPELEGTLLVINKDKKVSALDFLDFVNTQQKTKWGIRPIGKVVDQLYGKFIHNQLMNYYNDNLEKENPEFANVMDEYRDGLLLFDLMEKEIWNKAKTDTLGLKAFYEKNIANYQWHPRVEANVFSSTQQDAIQQTLKFLKKKKSIDFIKEQLNKDNKVSIMVKTGVFEEGSEALPKYPKLNVGISDVIKDGNYYFVIDVLKKMPKGPKTFEETKGKVINDYQQYLESKWVDELKKEFTINIDKGVFSEVKQELQQ; translated from the coding sequence ATGAGGTTAAAATATGTTCTGTTAGGTCTTTGTGTAGCAGCGACTGCCATGTCGTATGCACAGGATAAAACGAAAAAAGTACTTTTCAATATTGATAATCATCCTTATTATACCGACGAATTTAGCCGGGTGTACAAGAAAAATCTGGATTTGGTAAAAGACGAGTCACAAAAAAATCTGGATCAATATCTGGATTTGTTTTTGGGATATAAACTGAAAATTCAGAAAGCCAACAAGCTGGGATTACAAAATGACGCCAATTATTTAGCGGAGTTAAAATCGTATCGTACGCAATTGTCGCGTAACTACATGACCGATACTAAAGTGACCAAAGAGCTTGTAGATGAAGCCTATCAGCGTTCCCTAAAAGAAATCAAAGCTTCTCACATATTGATTACGGTCGATGAAAATGCATCGCCGGCTGATACATTAAAAGCCTATAATCAAGCTATGGATATCCGCAAAAAAGCGGTGGCAGGTGAGAGTTTTGACGATCTGGCGACACGTTATTCGCAAGATCCTTCTGCAAAAGATAACAAAGGTGATTTAGGTTATTTTTCGGTTTTCAGAATGGTATACCCATTTGAAACGGCAGCCTATAAAACCAAAAAAGGAGAGGTGTCCCTACCGGTTCGTACGCGATTCGGTTATCACCTGATCAAAGTAAACGATATCCGCGATAACAGAGGACAGGTTTCCGTAGCACATATTATGTTGATGAAAGCCGAGAATCCGGTTGAAGGCGAATCGATTAAAAACAATATCGACGACATCTATAAAAAAATCAAACAGGGCGAAAACTTCGAAAGTTTGGCACAACAATTCTCACAGGATCGTTCTTCTGCCGGAAAAGGCGGGCATTTACAACGTTTCGGATCGGGAGAGTTGAGTTCTGAAAAATTCGAAGACGTTGCTTTTTCACTTAAAAATCCGGGTGATATCTCCGAACCATTTCAAAGTCAGTTCGGATGGCATATTATCAAACTGATCGAAAAAACCCCGGTTCGCAGTTTTGCTGATGTACAAACGGAAATGGAATCCCGAGTACGTAAAGACGATCGTTCCAAACTGATCGATGCTTCGTTAAGTGAAAAACTGGCTAAAAAATACAATATAGAGAAAAATCCAAAACTATATGCAAAAGCAGCCAAATTAGTAACCGACAAATTTTATGAAGAGGCTTGGGAAGTTCCGGCTTCCACTCCGGAATTGGAAGGTACTCTTTTGGTGATCAATAAAGATAAAAAAGTAAGTGCGCTTGACTTTTTAGATTTTGTCAACACACAACAAAAAACAAAATGGGGTATCCGTCCGATCGGAAAAGTGGTTGACCAGTTGTATGGTAAATTTATCCACAACCAGTTAATGAACTATTACAACGACAATCTGGAAAAAGAGAATCCGGAATTTGCCAACGTAATGGACGAATACCGCGACGGATTGCTATTGTTTGATTTGATGGAAAAAGAAATCTGGAACAAAGCGAAAACCGATACCTTAGGGTTAAAAGCATTCTACGAGAAAAACATTGCCAATTACCAATGGCATCCGCGAGTAGAAGCTAATGTGTTTTCCTCGACCCAACAGGATGCAATCCAGCAGACCTTAAAATTTCTGAAAAAGAAAAAATCCATCGATTTTATCAAAGAACAACTGAATAAAGACAACAAAGTGTCTATTATGGTGAAGACTGGCGTTTTCGAAGAAGGAAGCGAAGCCTTACCAAAATACCCGAAACTAAATGTGGGGATTTCGGATGTGATCAAAGACGGAAATTACTATTTCGTAATCGACGTGCTTAAAAAAATGCCAAAAGGACCGAAAACATTTGAAGAAACCAAAGGGAAAGTAATTAACGATTACCAGCAATACCTGGAAAGCAAATGGGTGGACGAACTGAAAAAAGAGTTTACCATCAACATTGATAAAGGTGTATTTAGCGAGGTAAAACAGGAATTACAGCAATAA
- a CDS encoding peptide chain release factor 3, translating into MSFQKEIQRRRTFGIISHPDAGKTTLTEKLLLFGGAIQEAGAVKSNKIKKGATSDFMEIERQRGISVATSVLAFNYKDKKINILDTPGHKDFAEDTFRTLTAVDSVIVVVDVAKGVEEQTEKLVEVCRMRNIPMIVFINKLDREGKDAFDLMDEVEKKLGLKVTPLSFPIGMGYDFQGIYNIWEKNINLFEGDSRKNIEETIAFSDINSPELETIIGEKPANKLREELELIDEVYPPFDRDAYLEGNLQPVFFGSALNNFGVREMLDCFIEIAPSPRPKDSDTRNVKPDEDKFSGFVFKIHANMDPKHRDRLAFIKIVSGVFERNKPYLHVRLGKNLKFSSPNAFFAEKKEIVDISYPGDIVGLHDTGNFKIGDTLTEGELMNFKGIPSFSPEHFRYINNADPMKAKQLEKGIDQLMDEGVAQLFTLEMNNRKVIGTVGALQYEVIQYRLEHEYGAKCSYENFPAFKACWVRPEDTKNEEFAEFKRIKQKFLAKDKYGQLVFLADSDFSIQMTQSKYPTVKLHFTSELN; encoded by the coding sequence ATGAGCTTTCAAAAAGAAATTCAACGCAGAAGAACCTTTGGTATTATCTCTCACCCGGATGCCGGAAAAACCACATTAACGGAAAAACTGTTACTATTTGGTGGTGCTATTCAGGAAGCGGGTGCTGTAAAAAGCAATAAAATCAAAAAAGGAGCAACTTCGGATTTTATGGAAATCGAGCGCCAGAGAGGGATCTCGGTGGCAACTTCCGTTTTAGCGTTCAATTATAAAGACAAAAAAATCAATATCCTGGACACTCCGGGTCACAAGGATTTTGCCGAAGATACCTTTCGTACCTTAACAGCAGTCGACAGTGTGATTGTGGTGGTTGACGTGGCCAAAGGGGTTGAGGAACAAACCGAAAAACTCGTGGAAGTATGCCGTATGCGTAATATCCCGATGATCGTTTTTATCAATAAGTTAGACCGTGAAGGTAAGGATGCTTTTGACCTGATGGACGAAGTGGAAAAAAAGCTGGGTTTAAAAGTAACACCGCTTAGTTTCCCTATCGGTATGGGATACGATTTCCAGGGAATTTATAACATCTGGGAAAAGAACATCAATCTTTTTGAAGGTGACAGCCGTAAAAACATAGAAGAAACCATTGCTTTTTCGGATATCAACAGTCCGGAACTGGAAACGATAATCGGTGAAAAACCGGCGAATAAATTACGTGAAGAACTGGAGCTTATCGATGAAGTATATCCTCCGTTTGATCGCGATGCCTATCTTGAAGGAAACCTGCAACCGGTATTTTTCGGTTCGGCTTTAAACAATTTCGGGGTTCGCGAAATGTTGGATTGTTTTATCGAGATTGCGCCATCACCAAGACCGAAAGATTCGGATACGCGTAACGTAAAACCGGACGAAGACAAATTTTCAGGATTTGTGTTTAAAATTCACGCTAATATGGATCCGAAACACCGTGACCGACTAGCATTTATTAAGATCGTATCGGGTGTATTCGAACGAAACAAACCGTATTTACACGTGCGTTTGGGTAAAAACTTAAAATTCTCAAGTCCGAATGCCTTTTTTGCGGAAAAGAAAGAGATTGTGGATATTTCGTATCCGGGTGATATTGTGGGATTACACGATACCGGAAACTTTAAAATCGGCGATACCCTGACCGAAGGAGAATTAATGAACTTTAAAGGAATCCCGAGTTTCTCACCGGAGCATTTCCGTTATATCAACAATGCCGATCCAATGAAAGCCAAACAGCTTGAAAAAGGAATTGATCAACTTATGGATGAAGGTGTGGCACAGTTGTTTACACTGGAAATGAACAACCGTAAAGTGATCGGAACCGTAGGCGCACTTCAGTATGAAGTAATCCAATACCGTTTGGAACACGAATATGGCGCTAAATGTTCGTACGAAAACTTCCCGGCATTTAAAGCCTGTTGGGTACGTCCGGAAGACACTAAAAACGAAGAATTTGCCGAGTTTAAACGAATCAAACAAAAATTCCTGGCAAAAGACAAATACGGACAACTGGTATTTCTTGCCGATTCGGATTTCTCAATTCAGATGACACAGAGTAAATATCCTACCGTAAAACTTCATTTTACATCGGAATTAAACTAA